In one Lolium rigidum isolate FL_2022 chromosome 3, APGP_CSIRO_Lrig_0.1, whole genome shotgun sequence genomic region, the following are encoded:
- the LOC124695055 gene encoding homeobox protein knotted-1-like 3: protein MQGVGDHGGGMDMVSFGGGDCSSSSAAAAVAVAAASAADAEERQLLKGEMAVHPLCEQLVAAHVGCLRVATPIDHLPIIDAQLAQSSGLLHSYAAHHRPFLSPHDKQELDSFLAQYLMLLCSFREQLQQHVRVHAVEAVMACREIEQSLQDLTGATLEEGTGATMSEDEDEGPPIMEVAAMEMSSNGHDMMGFGPLVPTDTERSLMERVRQELKIELKQGFKSRIGDVREEILRKRRAGKLPGDTTSILKQWWQEHAKWPYPTEDDKAKLVEETGLQLKQINNWFINQRKRNWHNNSQTSTLKSKRKR from the exons ATGCAAGGCGTTGGTGATCACGGGGGAGGCATGGACATGGTGAGCTTCGGCGGTGGCGACTGCTCATCgtcgtccgcggcggcggcggtggccgtggccgcggcgtcggcggcggacgCGGAGGAGCGGCAGCTGCTCAAGGGGGAGATGGCGGTGCACCCGCTGTGCGAGCAGCTGGTGGCGGCGCACGTCGGGTGCCTCCGCGTGGCGACCCCCATCGACCACCTCCCGATCATCGACGCGCAGCTGGCGCAGTCCAGCGGCCTCCTCCACTCCTACGCCGCTCACCACCGCCCCTTCCTCTCCCCACACGACAAGCAGGAGCTCGACTCCTTCCTC GCGCAGTACCTGATGCTGCTGTGCTCCTTCAGGGAGCAGCTGCAGCAGCACGTCCGGGTGCACGCCGTGGAGGCCGTCATGGCGTGCCGGGAGATCGAGCAGTCCTTGCAGGACCTAACTG GTGCGACGCTGGAGGAAGGGACGGGAGCGACGATGTCGGAGGATGAAGACGAGGGGCCGCCGATCATGGAGGTGGCGGCGATGGAGATGAGCTCGAATGGGCACGACATGATGGGCTTTGGCCCCCTAGTACCCACGGACACAGAGCGCTCCCTCATGGAGAGAGTCAGGCAGGAACTCAAGATTGAACTCAAACAG GGATTCAAGTCAAGGATTGGTGATGTGAGGGAAGAGATACTGAGGAAAAGAAGGGCCGGGAAGTTGCCTGGGGACACCACCAGCATTCTGAAGCAATGGTGGCAGGAACACGCCAAGTGGCCCTACCCCACG GAAGATGATAAAGCCAAGCTTGTTGAAGAGACTGGCCTGCAACTGAAACAAATCAACAACTGGTTCATCAATCAGAGGAAGCGCAATTGGCACAACAATTCTCAGACATCAACCCTTAAATCAAAGCGTAAAAGGTAA